One Xiphophorus couchianus chromosome 1, X_couchianus-1.0, whole genome shotgun sequence genomic region harbors:
- the gls2a gene encoding glutaminase kidney isoform, mitochondrial — protein MYCLKSLRTTNPGILQLFKNAVISTRLGADISRSQQPVPLWTATIQSHRAFHPHQKGPDEDQGHCKSRLMSSIEDLLFYTITDGKEMIPISQFISALRRTGLLTSDPRLRDCIHQMRQSTLDSMGPVMMDKKLFRRCVGNNIMLLTKAFRKNFIIPDFEDFTHQINRMFENAQQQRGGHVADYIPQLAKFSPDLWGVSVCSTDGQRYSVGDTKIPFCLQSCVKPLEYAISVHEHGTEHVHRFVGKEPSGFKFNKLSLNEEDKPHNPMVNAGAIVISSLIKPHSNKAERFDYVMEFLKSMAGTEYVGFSNATFQSERETGDRNYAIGYYLKEKKCFPDRADMIGALDFYFQLCSIEVTCESGSVMAATLANGGICPITGDRVLSAEAVRNTLSLMHSCGMYDFSGQFAFHVGVPAKSGVSGAVLLVVPNVMGMLCWSPPLDRLGNSVRGIHFCQELVSYFNFHNYDNLRHFTKKHDPRRQMDDDPNKSVVNLMFAAYSGDVCALRRFALSAVDMEQRDYDSRTALHIAAAGGHADAVTFLTRICKLNPYIKDRWGNTPLDDAMQFGHDVVVSVLQKYQHECKDSSSRTEEQNPALDTMKNSV, from the exons ATGTATTGCCTGAAAAGTCTGCGGACGACCAACCCGGGAATCTTGCAgctgtttaaaaatgcagttaTCTCCACCAGACTTGGAGCTGACATCTCCAGGAGTCAGCAACCTGTTCCTCTCTGGACGGCAACAATTCAGTCCCACAGAGCCTTTCATCCTCATCAGAAAGGCCCTGATGAGGACCAAGGACACTGCAA aagCCGGCTCATGTCCAGCATAGAGGACCTGCTTTTTTACACCATCACCGACGGGAAAGAGATGATCCCCATCTCTCAGTTCATCTCT GCTTTGAGAAGAACAGGTTTGTTAACGTCTGACCCTCGGCTGCGGGACTGTATCCATCAGATGAGACAGTCTACGCTTGATTCCATGGGACCAGTCATGATGgacaaaaaacttttcagaag GTGTGTCGGCAACAACATCATGTTGCTGACAAAGGCTTTCAGAAAAAACTTCATCATCCCTGACTTTGAGGATTTCACCCACCAGATCAACAGGATGTTTGAGAATGCACAACAGCAAAGAGGAGGGCAT GTAGCCGATTACATTCCTCAGCTGGCTAAGTTCAGTCCGGATCTTTGGGGCGTATCTGTTTGCAGCACCGACGGTCAGAG ATACTCAGTGGGCGACACCAAGATTCCCTTCTGCCTGCAGTCATGTGTGAAGCCACTCGAGTACGCCATCTCTGTGCATGAGCATGGCACTGAACACGTTCACCGCTTTGTGGGCAAGGAGCCCAGTGGCTTCAAGTTCAACAAACTGTCACTAAATGAAGAAG ATAAACCACACAACCCCATGGTGAATGCTGGAGCTATCGTCATTAGTTCTTTGATCAAG ccGCATTCAAATAAAGCGGAGAGGTTTGACTAT GTGATGGAGTTCTTGAAAAGTATGGCTGGTACAGAGTATGTGGGATTCAGCAATGCGac TTTCCagtcagagagagagactgGAGATAGAAACTATGCAATTGGTTAttacctgaaagaaaaaaag TGCTTCCCTGACAGGGCAGATATGATCGGAGCCCTTGACTTCTACTTCCAG TTGTGCTCCATTGAGGTGACCTGTGAGTCTGGAAGTGTCATGGCTGCCACACTGGCCAATGGAGGCATTTGTCCAATCACGGGCGATCGTGTGCTCAGTGCTGAAGCCGTTCGCAACACGTTGAGTCTGATGCATTCCTGCGGGATGTACGACTTTTCTGGGCAATTTGCTTTCCAT GTGGGGGTGCCTGCCAAATCTGGCGTTTCAGGGGCTGTTCTGCTGGTGGTTCCCAACGTTATGGGCATGCTGTGTTGGTCCCCGCCGCTGGATCGGCTCGGAAACAGCGTCAGAGGAATTCACTTCTGTCAA GAGCTTGTTTCTTACTTCAACTTCCATAATTATGACAACCTGAGGCATTTCACCAAGAAACACGACCCGAGGAGACAGATGGACGACGATCCA aaCAAGTCAGTTGTTAATCTGATGTTTGCAGCGTACAGCGGTGACGTCTGTGCTTTGAGGAG GTTCGCGCTGTCAGCTGTTGACATGGAGCAGAGGGATTATGACTCTCGCACCGCTCTCCACATCGCTGCTGCCGGAG GCCACGCGGACGCTGTAACGTTCCTGACACGAATATGTAAACTGAATCCGTACATTAAGGACAG ATGGGGCAACACACCCCTTGATGACGCCATGCAGTTTGGCCATGATGTTGTTGTTTCAGTCCTGCAAAAGTACCAACATGAGTGCAAAGACTCGTCCAGCCGCACAGAGGAGCAGAACCCCGCTCTGGACACGATGAAGAACTCTGTTTAA
- the spryd4 gene encoding SPRY domain-containing protein 4 produces MAIPIRISPLCRWTGRTLSSLSAGHRREVSLSAKRRFICTSTGNHLQFRLNERTAHSSLDLFKKDTGIIYRMLGLDPSQVQDDPERFREWAVVLGDKKISSERHYWEVTVKKSQEFRLGVAEAVMSRDECVGTSSSSWVFGYAQRKWFAMTGSKVVPVTLVGKPDRVGILLDYDAGFVGLVDIEKPRIIHTLRARFTAPVCPAFGLWDGEILTHSGLEEPEGLK; encoded by the exons ATGGCGATACCTATCAGGATCTCTCCTCTCTGTCGCTGGACAGGGCGGACATTGTCCTCCCTGTCTGCGGGACACAGGCGGGAAGTCAGTCTGTCAGCGAAAAGGCGCTTTATATGCACATCAACGGGAAACc ACCTTCAGTTCAGACTCAATGAGCGTACGGCCCACAGCAGCCTGGACCTCTTCAAGAAAGACACAGGCATCATCTACCGCATGCTGGGCCTTGACCCCTCCCAGGTCCAAGACGACCCCGAGCGTTTCCGAGAGTGGGCCGTCGTGTTGGGCGATAAAAAGATTAGCAGCGAACGACACTACTGGGAGGTCACGGTGAAAAAGTCCCAGGAGTTTCGTCTGGGGGTCGCGGAGGCGGTGATGTCCAGAGACGAGTGTGTGGGtaccagcagctcctcctgggTGTTCGGCTATGCTCAGAGGAAGTGGTTCGCCATGACCGGCAGTAAGGTGGTGCCTGTGACTCTGGTGGGGAAACCGGACCGAGTGGGGATCCTGCTAGACTACGACGCCGGGTTCGTGGGGCTGGTGGACATTGAGAAGCCCAGAATCATTCACACACTCAGAGCTCGGTTCACGGCTCCTGTTTGCCCGGCGTTTGGGCTTTGGGACGGGGAAATCCTCACACACTCTGGTCTGGAGGAGCCAGAAGGCTTGAAGTGA